A genomic stretch from Larimichthys crocea isolate SSNF chromosome XXII, L_crocea_2.0, whole genome shotgun sequence includes:
- the LOC104938324 gene encoding odorant receptor 131-2, with translation MSNATQSETNITAGQGLLERAIFATLTTTPCCLFLFINGTMLFTLRSKAVFRETSRYVLLYNLLFADTVLLVQSQIMYILAACRITLTYPLCCALVMITNLTTVISPLTLVVMCLERYVAVCYPLRHATIITIRNTGVAIIVVWAFGSLNVLIQGLLLLDFPFDQLQSLQMKHFCGKESMLLTLMSDLYDKAYTYFLFVSAGLVVTCSYIGVMVAARSASTDKASARKARKTLLLHLVQLGLILLSTVHNPLLMAITKVLDRIMIGRIYIVLYVCIIIFPRCLSSLIYGIRDQTIRPILMNNLCWPP, from the exons ATGTCAAATGCAACTCAATCTGAAACCAACATTACTGCTGGACAGGGGTTATTGGAAAGGGCAATTTTTGCGACTCTGACTACCACACCAtgctgtctgtttctcttcattaaTGGCACCATGTTATTCACCTTAAGGAGTAAAGCTGTGTTTCGTGAAACATCTCGTTATGTTCTTCTGTATAACCTGCTTTTTGCAGACACTGTTTTGCTGGTACAGAGTCAGATAATGTATATACTGGCTGCTTGTAGAATAACATTAACATATCCTCTGTGTTGTGCTCTCGTTATGATCACCAATCTCACAACTGTAATCTCCCCTCTCACACTGGTGGTGATGTGTCTGGAGAGATATGTAGCTGTGTGCTACCCACTGAGGCACGCTACGATCATCACCATCAGAAACACAGGGGTGGCTATCATTGTGGTTTGGGCCTTTGGTTCACTGAATGTCCTTATTCAAGGTCTTCTGCTATTAGATTTCCCATTTGATCAGCTGCAGAGCCTGCAGATGAAACACTTTTGTGGCAAAGAAAGCATGTTGCTTACTCTAATGTCTGATCTTTATGACAAAGCCTAcacttattttctgtttgtttcagctggTTTGGTAGTCACGTGCTCCTATATTGGTGTGATGGTAGCAGCCAGGTCAGCCTCCACAGACAAAGCTTCAGCCCGAAAAGCTCGTAAgacactgctgctgcatctggTGCAGCTGGGCCTCATTCTGTTGTCGACTGTACACAACCCATTGCTCATGGCTATCACAAAGGTCCTAGACAGGATTATGATTGGGCGCATCTACATTGTCCTTTATGTTTGTATTATCATATTTCCAAGATGTCTAAGTTCACTCATTTATGGAATCAGAGATCAGACCATCAGACCCATCCTCATGAACAATCTCTGCT ggccaccgtag